A single genomic interval of Lepidochelys kempii isolate rLepKem1 chromosome 13, rLepKem1.hap2, whole genome shotgun sequence harbors:
- the LOC140896757 gene encoding olfactory receptor 10C1-like, translating into MRKNSSVTEFVILGFSNDPDTNLILFVVFLCIYIVTVLGNILIIVIIYVDLTLHTPMYFFLRNLSFLDLCYTSVTLPKMLANLLSENKNISFSSCAVQMFFFLFFGITECFLLASMAYDRYNAICSPLRYTAIMNKRVCIQLTGGSWICGTLVAMGHTTSVFTLPFCGSNVINHFFCDIQPVLKLVCWNTYWIEIQIIVGAAFALMMPLLLSLVSYICIISTILRIRSTEGRRRAFSTCSSHLIVVTLCYGTAFIIYVRPKSSYGMGVDKLFSLFYSVGIALLNPIIYSFRNKEVKDALRKIAMKIFLKESDNFPSVT; encoded by the coding sequence atgagaaaaaacagCTCTGTGACTGAGTTTGTCATTCTCGGCTTCTCTAATGACCCAGACACGAATCTCattctgtttgtggtgtttctaTGCATTTACATTGTCACAGTGCTGGGCAACATCCTCATCATCGTCATCATATATGTCGATCTGACCCTTCACACGCCCATGTACTTTTTCCTTAGGAACTTGTCCTTCTTGGACCTCTGTTACACCTCAGTCACTCTACCCAAGATGCTGGCCAACCTCCTCtcagagaataaaaatatttccttttccagTTGTGCTGTACAGATGTTTTTCTTTCTATTCTTCGGCATTACTGAATGCTTTCTCCTGGCTTCTATGGCTTATGACCGCTATAATGCAATATGCAGCCCATTGCGCTACACTGCCATCATGAATAAGAGGGTTTGCATCCAGCTGACAGGTGGTTCATGGATCTGTGGCACGCTGGTGGCCATGGGGCACACAACCTCTGTCTTCACACTTCCTTTTTGTGGGTCCAATGTGATCAACCACTTTTTCTGTGATATCCAGCCGGTGCTGAAGCTGGTGTGCTGGAACACCTACTGGATTGAGATCCAGATCATCGTGGGTGCTGCCTTCGCCCTTATGATGCCATTGCTTCTGAGCCTGGTGTCCTACATCTGTATCATCTCCACCATCCTGAGAATTAGGTCCACTGAAGGCAGGCGTAGAGCTTTCTCCACCTGCTCCTCACACCTCATCGTGGTGACATTGTGCTACGGGACTGCCTTTATCATATACGTACGTCCCAAGTCCAGCTACGGTATGGGTGTGGACAAGCTGTTCTCTCTTTTCTATTCAGTGGGAATTGCGCTCTTGAACCCCATTATCTACAGCTTCAGGAACAAGGAGGTGAAAGATGCTTTGAGGAAAATAGCAatgaaaatctttttaaaagaatCAGATAATTTTCCCTCAGTCACATAA
- the LOC140897061 gene encoding olfactory receptor 10C1-like yields MRKNTSMTEFVILGFSDHPDMNPVLFLVFLCIYIITVLGNIIIIIIISVDPVLQIPMYFFLRTLSFLEICYTSVTLPKILANLVSESKTMPFASCAIQMYFFLFFGVTECFLLASMAYDRYSAICNPLHYTAIMNKRVCIQLTGGSYICGILAAMGHTTFVFTLPFCGSNVINHFFCEIQPVLKLVCGDTSWIEILIILGAAFVLMMPFMLILVSYICIISTILKIRSTEGRRRAFSTCSSHLIVVTMFYGTALIMYVRPKSSFSPDVNKLLSLFYSVVTPILNPIIYSLRNKEMKGALRKTGMKIFHPEK; encoded by the coding sequence atgagaaaaaacaCCTCTATGACTGAGTTTGTCATACTGGGCTTCTCTGATCATCCAGACATGAATCCTGTTTTATTCTTGGTATTTCTATGTATCTACATCATCACAGTGCTGGGcaacatcatcatcattatcatcataAGTGTGGATCCTGTTCTTCAGATCCCTATGTATTTCTTCCTCAGGACCTTGTCTTTCCTGGAGATCTGTTACACATCAGTCACTCTACCCAAGATACTGGCCAACCTGGTCTCAGAGAGTAAAACCATGCCCTTTGCCAGCTGTGCTATACAGATGTATTTCTTTCTATTCTTCGGTGTTACTGAATGCTTCCTGCTTGCTTCTATGGCATATGATCGCTACAGTGCTATATGCAACCCACTACATTACACTGCCATCATGAATAAGAGGGTTTGCATCCAGCTGACAGGTGGCTCATATATCTGTGGCATCTTGGCAGCCATGGGGCACACAACTTTTGTCTTCACACTTCCTTTTTGTGGATCCAATGTAATCAATCACTTCTTTTGTGAGATACAGCCAGTGTTGAAGCTGGTGTGCGGGGACACCTCTTGGATCGAGATCCTGATAATTTTGGGTGCTGCCTTCGTCCTCATGATGCCTTTCATGCTGATCCTGGTTTCCTACATCTGTATCATCTCCACCATCCTTAAAATTAGGTCCACTGAAGGCAGGCGCagagccttctccacctgctcctcACACCTCATTGTGGTGACAATGTTCTATGGGACAGCCCTTATCATGTACGTACGCCCCAAGTCCAGCTTCTCTCCAGATGTGAACAAGTTACTCTCTCTGTTCTACTCAGTGGTGACTCCAATCTTGAACCCCATTATCTACAGCCTCAGGAACAAGGAGATGAAAGGTGCTTTGAGGAAAACAGGGATGAAGATATTTCATCCAGAAAAATAG
- the LOC140897062 gene encoding olfactory receptor 10C1-like, translating into MRNDTSVAKFVLLGFSNHPGTNLILFMVFLCIYIITVLGNILIIIIINVDPALHTPMYFFLRNLSFLEVCYTSVTLPKMLANLLSEDKTISFVGCAVQMYFFLFFAVTECFLLASMAYDRYSAICNPLRYTAIMDKRVCIQLALSSWICGILVALGHTIFVFTLPFCGSQVINHFFCEIQPVLKLVCRDTYWNEIQIIVAAAFVLMMPFMMILVSYICIISTILKMQSAEGRRRAFSTCSSHLIVVTLFYGTALIMYVRPKSSFSPDVNKLLSLFYSVVTPILNPIIYSLRNKEVKDALRKTGMKIFHPQK; encoded by the coding sequence ATGAGAAATGACACCTCCGTGGCCAAATTTGTCCTGCTGGGGTTCTCTAACCACCCAGGCACGAATCTCATTCTCTTCATGGTGTTTCTATGCATTTACATCATCACAGTGCTGGGCAacatcctcatcatcatcatcataaatgTCGATCCAGCCCTTCACACGCCTATGTATTTCTTCCTCAGGAACTTGTCCTTCCTGGAGGTCTGCTACACCTCGGTCACCCTGCCCAAGATGCTGGCCAACCTCCTCTCAGAAGACAAAACCATATCGTTTGTTGGCTGTGCAGTACAGATGTATTTCTTTCTATTCTTTGCTGTTACTGAGTGCTTTCTCCTTGCATCTATGGCATATGACCGCTACAGTGCCATATGCAACCCTCTGCGCTACACGGCTATCATGGACAAGAGGGTTTGCATCCAGCTGGCTTTAAGCTCATGGATCTGTGGCATCCTGGTGGCCCTGGGGCACACAATCTTTGTCTTCACACTTCCTTTTTGTGGGTCCCAGGTGATCAACCACTTCTTCTGTGAGATCCAGCCGGTGCTGAAGCTGGTGTGTAGGGACACCTATTGGAACGAGATCCAGATCATTGTGGCTGCTGCCTTCGTCCTCATGATGCCTTTCATGATGATCCTGGTTTCCTACATCTGTATCATCTCCACCATCCTGAAAATGCAGTCCGCCGAAGGCAGGCGCagagccttctccacctgctcctcACACCTCATTGTGGTGACCTTGTTCTACGGGACGGCCCTTATCATGTACGTGCGCCCCAAGTCCAGCTTCTCTCCAGATGTGAACAAGTTACTCTCTCTGTTCTACTCAGTGGTGACTCCGATCTTGAACCCCATTATCTACAGTCTCAGAAACAAGGAGGTGAAAGATGCCTTGAGGAAAACAGGGATGAAAATATTCCATCCACAAAAATAG